One Bacteroidota bacterium genomic window, AACAGCGCCCGACCAAGTGCGGGTCTCTGTTCAGGTAAGCACTCGGGAGGAATCGGCTTCAACAGCAATGCGCTCGGCGAGCAGCAAAACGCAGGCGATTCTTTCTCTCTTGAAAAATCTCGGAGTTGATGAGAAGAGTATTCAAACCTCGCGGGTGAACGTTTCACCCGTGTACGACTATTCACGCCAGATTCAGCCGCCGCCCATTGTCGGCTATACGTCTTCGAACGATTTCACTGTGTTGTTCAAGGGGAAGTTGATGGATAAAGTGGGGGAATTCATGGACAAAGCCGTTGCTGCCGGAGCAGCGAACTTCGGCGGGCTGCAGTACGAATCTTCCAAGCAGCGCGAGATTGAACGGGAAGCGTTAAAAAAAGCAGCCGATGACGCAAAAGCAAGAGCCGAAGTTCTTGCAAAACAACTCGGCGCGACATTAGGGCAGGTAACAACCATCTCCGAAAGCGTCAGCGGTGGCGGCCCGGGTCCTATGCTGATGAGAGGCAACGCGATGATGGAAGCCTCTTCCGCCGCCCCGGTGATGCAGGGCGAGCTTTCCATTCGCGCAGACGTACATGTGGTGTTTGAGCTGAAGTAGATCCCAGACTAACAGATAATGTTCAAAGAACTCACAGAAAAACTCTCCTATCCTGACGTAGAAAAGGAAATCCTCAAATTCTGGAAAGAGAACGGGATTTTCGAGAAGAGCATTTCCACGCGGGAAGGGAAACCCGGATTCACCTTCTATGAAGGGCCGCCGACGGCAAACGGTCGTCCGGGCATTCATCATGTCATGAGCCGTACGCTGAAAGATCTTGTTTGCCGCTACAAAACCATGCGTGGCTTTCAAGTTCACCGAAAAGCCGGATGGGATACGCACGGGCTTCCGGTGGAGATCGAGGTCGAGAAACAACTCGGCTTTAAACACAAAGACGAGATTGTGAAGTACGGCGTTG contains:
- a CDS encoding SIMPL domain-containing protein (The SIMPL domain is named for its presence in mouse protein SIMPL (signalling molecule that associates with mouse pelle-like kinase). Bacterial member BP26, from Brucella, was shown to assemble into a channel-like structure, while YggE from E. coli has been associated with resistance to oxidative stress.); amino-acid sequence: MRTLPAFFILLPAVTAAFAQQPEPKEKMRTISVRGEGTVATAPDQVRVSVQVSTREESASTAMRSASSKTQAILSLLKNLGVDEKSIQTSRVNVSPVYDYSRQIQPPPIVGYTSSNDFTVLFKGKLMDKVGEFMDKAVAAGAANFGGLQYESSKQREIEREALKKAADDAKARAEVLAKQLGATLGQVTTISESVSGGGPGPMLMRGNAMMEASSAAPVMQGELSIRADVHVVFELK